From a single Pseudomonas cremoricolorata genomic region:
- a CDS encoding LysR family transcriptional regulator, with amino-acid sequence MQKDPTSLSALNWDDLKFFLEVARTRKASSAAKRLGVDYTTVSRRIASLESALGTLLFEKSRSAGFVLTREGQRLLSYAESIESTLHMACEQVSGSSMALSGHVRMGCTEGFGSFFITPQLSHFVEAFPAISVDILPLPHFISLSKREADIVIALERPEHGPYVCCKLCDYRLRLYATQDYLDRHAPITQVSDLRQHPFISYVDDLAFSSELLYLNNLIPGAQAHLRSTSVIAQYTATLQGRGMAILPCFLAAQDPRLIAVLPEQIEVTRQFWMYCREDLRTLKRITLLWDYIRQVTEANKGLLSGETREIRFA; translated from the coding sequence ATGCAAAAAGACCCGACCTCCCTCAGTGCACTGAACTGGGATGACTTGAAGTTCTTCCTAGAAGTGGCGCGCACGCGCAAAGCCAGCAGCGCGGCGAAACGCCTGGGCGTCGACTACACCACGGTGTCGCGGCGCATCGCCTCGCTGGAAAGTGCCTTGGGCACGTTGTTGTTCGAGAAATCCCGCAGTGCCGGCTTCGTGCTGACCCGTGAAGGCCAGCGCCTGCTGAGCTACGCCGAATCCATCGAAAGCACCCTGCACATGGCCTGCGAGCAGGTGTCGGGTTCGAGCATGGCGTTGTCCGGGCATGTGCGCATGGGCTGCACGGAAGGTTTCGGCAGCTTCTTCATCACCCCGCAACTGAGCCACTTCGTCGAAGCCTTCCCGGCCATCTCGGTCGATATTCTGCCGCTGCCGCATTTCATCAGCCTGTCCAAGCGCGAAGCCGACATCGTCATCGCCCTGGAACGCCCCGAGCACGGCCCCTACGTGTGCTGCAAACTGTGCGACTACCGCCTGCGCCTGTACGCCACCCAGGATTATCTAGACCGCCACGCGCCCATCACCCAGGTCAGCGACCTGCGCCAACACCCGTTCATCAGCTACGTCGACGACCTGGCCTTCAGCTCCGAACTGCTCTACCTCAACAACCTCATCCCCGGCGCCCAGGCGCACCTGCGCAGCACCAGCGTCATCGCCCAGTACACCGCCACCCTGCAAGGTCGCGGCATGGCCATCCTGCCCTGCTTCCTCGCCGCGCAAGACCCTCGCCTGATCGCTGTGCTACCGGAGCAAATCGAAGTCACCCGGCAGTTCTGGATGTACTGCCGCGAGGATCTGCGCACGTTGAAGCGGATTACGTTGTTGTGGGATTACATTCGGCAGGTGACCGAGGCCAATAAGGGGTTGTTGAGTGGGGAAACGCGGGAGATACGGTTTGCCTGA
- a CDS encoding peptidase domain-containing ABC transporter gives MLLEDSPMTKPFDPEPSVDPSLWALAQLARHYRLACCADTLAHEFAQQGQPLSLDQFQHAARSAGFDTQVQRGRGRLHRLPLPAIGYDRENRPFVLWRRCANRTYIQYSGDAKPFAVSHAGLSSRCAGATVLLRPAAPQPSPERTALQWCWPVLRKYHGSLGRVLLAGVCLLAFSLVTPLFFQVVMDHVLVHRSLPTLAVMMTGLLAVMLFETLFSAARYGLFAHPLARIDAELKAGLFEHLLTVVPSFFAQRPVGEIAARMRELDTVRDFLTHHSLTVVLDGLFSLVFLAMMLLYSPALTAIVAVSLVAYATLALGWGPVLRHLAEQVQVRAADDQGFLVESLNAVRTLKGIGAERWTADQWDARITQAVQAQRRLGLSAAFAQESIGLVSKLVTAAILWWGVQAVMAGQLSVGSFIAFSLFANRVVQPALRMGQVWAQWQQAQVALQRLSMILEQPTQARLGITVLPRLTGHIALQSLCFRYDQDRPWALEDLNLVIESGQCIGITGASGSGKSTLLKLLLGFAALDKGTVRLDGHDIATADMASLRRQIGVVTQHPFLFKGSVHDNIALACPGAGAEQVRNAARLAGADAFIQRLPGGYQAPLTEAAGNLSGGQRQRIAIARALLTNPPILLFDEATSALDAQSQTELLNHLPTIARGRTMIMIAHRLETLTSCDRIVVLSEGRLVEQGTPAELAAMPDGHYARLLHIQQEEYA, from the coding sequence ATGCTTCTGGAAGACTCGCCAATGACCAAGCCTTTCGACCCCGAGCCGTCGGTCGACCCGTCACTGTGGGCGTTGGCCCAACTCGCTCGCCATTACCGACTGGCCTGTTGTGCGGATACCTTGGCCCACGAATTCGCTCAGCAGGGGCAGCCATTGAGCCTCGATCAGTTTCAGCATGCGGCCCGGTCAGCGGGGTTCGATACGCAGGTTCAAAGGGGTCGTGGACGTCTGCACCGTCTGCCATTGCCAGCGATTGGCTACGATCGCGAGAACCGACCCTTCGTTCTCTGGCGTCGCTGCGCCAACAGAACCTATATCCAATACTCCGGCGACGCCAAACCCTTCGCTGTCAGTCATGCGGGACTGTCGAGCAGATGTGCGGGTGCAACGGTGCTGCTGCGTCCCGCTGCGCCGCAGCCGTCACCTGAACGCACCGCTCTGCAGTGGTGCTGGCCTGTGCTGCGCAAGTACCACGGTTCACTGGGCAGGGTGCTATTAGCCGGCGTGTGTCTGCTGGCTTTTTCGCTGGTCACGCCACTGTTCTTTCAAGTGGTGATGGACCATGTTCTGGTGCATCGCAGCCTGCCGACGCTTGCGGTGATGATGACGGGCCTGCTTGCCGTCATGCTTTTCGAAACGTTGTTCAGTGCGGCCCGTTACGGGTTGTTCGCCCACCCTCTGGCGCGCATCGATGCCGAACTGAAAGCAGGATTGTTCGAGCACTTGCTCACGGTCGTCCCGAGCTTCTTCGCCCAGCGGCCCGTGGGTGAAATCGCCGCGCGGATGCGTGAACTCGACACCGTTCGGGACTTTCTCACTCACCACAGCCTGACCGTGGTTCTGGATGGGCTGTTCTCCCTGGTGTTTCTCGCCATGATGCTGCTCTACAGCCCCGCGCTGACCGCCATAGTGGCCGTCTCGCTGGTTGCCTATGCCACGCTTGCCTTGGGCTGGGGGCCAGTGCTGCGTCATCTGGCTGAGCAGGTGCAAGTGCGCGCAGCCGACGATCAAGGCTTTCTGGTGGAGTCGCTCAATGCGGTGCGAACGCTCAAAGGCATCGGTGCCGAACGTTGGACAGCTGATCAATGGGATGCCCGCATAACTCAGGCCGTTCAGGCGCAGCGTCGACTCGGCTTGTCAGCGGCCTTTGCCCAGGAGTCCATCGGGCTGGTCAGCAAGTTGGTCACGGCAGCGATTCTCTGGTGGGGCGTACAGGCGGTCATGGCCGGTCAGCTCAGCGTAGGCAGTTTCATCGCCTTCAGTCTGTTCGCCAACCGGGTGGTTCAGCCGGCATTGCGCATGGGGCAGGTGTGGGCTCAGTGGCAGCAAGCACAGGTCGCCTTGCAGCGCTTGTCGATGATTCTTGAACAGCCGACGCAGGCTCGGCTTGGCATAACGGTTTTGCCACGTTTGACGGGCCATATCGCGCTGCAATCGCTCTGTTTCCGCTACGACCAGGATCGCCCATGGGCGCTCGAGGATCTGAACCTGGTGATCGAGTCGGGCCAATGCATCGGCATTACCGGTGCGTCAGGCTCTGGGAAAAGCACGCTGCTCAAACTGCTGCTCGGGTTCGCCGCACTGGACAAAGGTACGGTGAGGCTCGACGGTCATGACATCGCCACGGCCGACATGGCCAGCCTGAGACGTCAGATAGGCGTTGTCACTCAACACCCCTTTCTGTTCAAGGGCTCGGTTCATGACAACATCGCGCTGGCCTGTCCGGGCGCGGGTGCAGAGCAGGTCAGGAACGCGGCCCGGCTGGCTGGCGCTGATGCGTTCATCCAGCGCCTGCCTGGTGGTTACCAGGCCCCGCTGACGGAAGCGGCAGGCAACCTGTCCGGTGGACAACGCCAGCGTATCGCCATCGCGCGGGCGCTGTTAACTAACCCGCCGATACTGTTGTTCGACGAGGCGACCAGCGCTCTGGATGCCCAGAGCCAGACTGAGCTGCTGAATCACTTGCCGACCATAGCGCGCGGTCGGACCATGATCATGATTGCCCATCGTCTTGAGACCTTGACGTCCTGCGACCGCATTGTCGTACTCAGCGAGGGGCGGCTTGTAGAGCAAGGAACTCCTGCAGAGCTGGCAGCCATGCCTGATGGACACTACGCCCGGCTGCTGCATATACAGCAGGAGGAGTACGCATGA
- a CDS encoding CoA-acylating methylmalonate-semialdehyde dehydrogenase, with translation MNAVNPAQSQQPTQVEQVKLLIDGQWRESTSSEWRDIVNPATQQVLARVPFATEAELNEAVAAAQRAFHSWRDTPIGARMRIMLKLQALIREHSKRIAQTLSAEQGKTLADAEGDIFRGLEVVEHAASIGSLQMGEFAENVAGGVDTYTLRQPIGVCAGITPFNFPAMIPLWMFPMAIVCGNTFVLKPSEQDPLSTMMLVELALEAGVPPGVLNVVHGGKQVVDGLCTHPDIKAISFVGSTAVGTHVYNLASQHGKRVQSMMGAKNHAVVLPDANRTQTVNALVGAAFGAAGQRCMATSVAVLVGKAREWLPDIKAAASKLKVNAGCEAGTDVGPVVSRQALERVLGLIDSGVSEGATLELDGRGVQVPGYEQGNFVGPTLFSGVTTDMQIYTQEIFGPVLVTLAVDTLDEAIALVNRNPFGNGTGLFTQSGAAARKFQNEIDVGQVGINIPIPVPVPFFSFTGSRGSKLGDLGPYGKQVVQFYTQTKTVTARWFDDDSADQGVNTTISLR, from the coding sequence ATGAACGCAGTGAACCCCGCCCAATCCCAACAACCCACCCAGGTCGAACAGGTCAAGCTGCTGATCGATGGGCAGTGGCGTGAATCGACCTCCAGCGAGTGGCGCGACATCGTCAACCCGGCCACCCAGCAAGTGCTGGCGCGGGTGCCGTTCGCCACCGAAGCGGAACTGAACGAGGCGGTCGCCGCCGCGCAGAGGGCCTTCCACAGCTGGCGCGACACCCCCATCGGCGCACGCATGCGCATCATGCTCAAGCTCCAGGCGTTGATCCGCGAACACAGCAAGCGCATCGCCCAGACCCTCAGTGCCGAGCAGGGCAAGACCCTGGCCGATGCCGAAGGTGACATTTTCCGCGGCCTGGAAGTGGTCGAGCACGCGGCCTCCATCGGCAGCCTGCAAATGGGCGAGTTTGCCGAGAACGTGGCCGGTGGTGTCGACACCTACACCCTGCGCCAGCCAATCGGTGTCTGTGCCGGCATCACCCCGTTCAACTTCCCGGCGATGATTCCGCTGTGGATGTTCCCCATGGCCATCGTCTGCGGCAATACCTTCGTGCTCAAACCTTCCGAGCAGGACCCACTGTCGACCATGATGCTGGTCGAGCTGGCGCTGGAAGCCGGCGTGCCGCCAGGTGTGCTGAACGTGGTGCACGGCGGCAAGCAGGTGGTCGACGGGCTGTGTACCCACCCGGACATCAAGGCGATCTCTTTCGTTGGCTCTACCGCAGTGGGCACCCACGTGTACAACCTTGCCAGCCAGCACGGCAAACGCGTGCAGTCGATGATGGGGGCGAAGAACCATGCTGTGGTGCTGCCCGATGCCAACCGCACGCAAACCGTCAACGCGCTGGTCGGTGCCGCCTTCGGCGCAGCCGGGCAGCGCTGCATGGCCACCTCGGTGGCTGTGCTGGTGGGCAAGGCTCGCGAATGGTTGCCCGACATCAAGGCTGCTGCCAGCAAGCTCAAGGTCAACGCCGGTTGCGAAGCGGGCACCGACGTGGGGCCTGTGGTGTCGCGCCAGGCGCTGGAACGGGTGCTGGGGCTGATCGACAGCGGCGTCAGCGAGGGCGCGACCCTTGAGCTGGACGGCCGAGGCGTGCAGGTGCCGGGCTACGAGCAGGGCAACTTCGTCGGCCCGACGTTGTTCTCGGGGGTGACCACCGATATGCAGATCTACACCCAGGAAATCTTCGGTCCGGTGCTGGTGACGCTGGCGGTCGATACCCTCGATGAGGCCATTGCGCTGGTCAACCGCAACCCGTTCGGCAACGGCACCGGGCTGTTCACGCAAAGTGGCGCGGCCGCGCGCAAGTTCCAGAATGAAATCGACGTTGGCCAGGTGGGCATCAATATTCCGATTCCGGTGCCGGTGCCGTTTTTCAGCTTCACCGGCTCGCGCGGCTCCAAGCTTGGCGACCTCGGCCCGTACGGCAAGCAAGTGGTGCAGTTCTACACTCAGACCAAGACCGTGACTGCGCGCTGGTTCGACGATGACAGCGCCGATCAGGGCGTCAACACCACCATCAGCCTGCGTTGA
- a CDS encoding HlyD family type I secretion periplasmic adaptor subunit, giving the protein MAPVLALQQRPPHAFPRLLQRLIIAALVLVLTWAIVGRVDVVATADGRVVPSGRSKVIQPSESGVIKAINVQDGQRVTAGDILVELEPRATTADLLRLSADVLSARIDAARSVAMLASMDSHQPPELSSEQLADVEGSKRLAVQRWLDGQYLEVRSQLDHAAAEVKRAEHELASIDVASDALQQSLPIAQELMNDYGQLLAEHAVAKHQYLQRKHEYLQQKRELDQLLARRSEVAAALEAAAYRRTIILAQHRRTSLDLQHEAELRENALEQELDKARLRHTQRTLRAPVDGTVQQLAVHTVGGVATEAQPLMVIVPRDAVIEVEAFLANKDVGFVQAGQVAQVKVETYSYTRYGLVSGIVTSVSPDAIEDPERGLVYAVRIRLESPWLQRPDGPALALAPGMAVTAEITTRQRRLISYFLTPLEVMGRESLHER; this is encoded by the coding sequence ATGGCACCGGTGCTGGCGCTGCAGCAACGCCCGCCCCACGCGTTCCCGCGACTGCTGCAAAGGCTGATTATTGCAGCCCTTGTGCTTGTATTGACCTGGGCGATCGTGGGCAGGGTCGATGTGGTAGCCACGGCTGATGGCCGAGTTGTGCCAAGTGGACGTAGCAAGGTGATACAGCCCAGTGAGAGCGGCGTGATCAAGGCAATCAACGTGCAGGATGGTCAGCGAGTGACCGCCGGCGACATCCTGGTTGAGCTTGAACCTCGGGCAACGACGGCAGATCTTCTGCGACTGAGTGCAGATGTGCTTTCGGCACGTATCGATGCGGCACGTTCTGTAGCCATGCTCGCAAGCATGGACAGCCACCAGCCTCCAGAGCTTTCGAGCGAACAGTTGGCCGACGTCGAGGGCAGCAAACGCCTGGCGGTACAGCGGTGGTTGGACGGCCAGTACCTGGAAGTGCGAAGTCAGCTCGATCACGCTGCTGCCGAAGTCAAACGTGCAGAACATGAGCTCGCCTCGATCGACGTTGCGTCAGATGCGTTGCAACAGTCGCTCCCCATTGCCCAAGAGCTGATGAATGACTACGGACAGCTTCTTGCTGAGCACGCGGTTGCCAAACACCAGTACTTGCAACGCAAGCACGAGTACCTCCAGCAAAAGCGTGAGCTTGACCAGTTGCTCGCCCGGCGCAGCGAAGTGGCCGCTGCGCTGGAGGCTGCGGCCTACCGACGAACGATCATCCTGGCCCAGCACCGGCGCACATCGCTGGACCTGCAGCATGAGGCCGAGCTCAGGGAGAACGCTCTGGAACAGGAGCTGGACAAGGCTCGACTGCGGCATACCCAACGCACACTGCGCGCGCCGGTCGACGGTACGGTGCAACAGTTGGCCGTACACACGGTCGGAGGCGTCGCTACCGAGGCTCAGCCGCTGATGGTAATCGTGCCTAGGGACGCGGTCATCGAGGTCGAGGCTTTTTTGGCGAACAAGGACGTGGGTTTCGTACAGGCGGGGCAGGTGGCGCAAGTCAAGGTCGAGACGTACAGCTACACCCGCTATGGGCTGGTGTCGGGCATCGTCACCAGCGTCTCGCCGGATGCCATCGAAGACCCGGAGCGTGGATTGGTGTATGCGGTGCGGATCCGTCTTGAGAGTCCCTGGTTACAGCGTCCTGATGGACCGGCGTTGGCCCTCGCACCTGGAATGGCTGTGACCGCAGAAATCACCACCCGCCAGCGTCGCTTGATCAGCTACTTCCTGACGCCGCTGGAGGTCATGGGGCGCGAGAGCTTGCATGAACGTTAG
- a CDS encoding S8 family serine peptidase → MHASTAPDGEVSGWMGRMASPEVASALQGPLLKHAQVIGKDAAEQLIGLEPYFRKEEPMINIQTDLLPKDSTREETEAVDSVRNGNAVFEPTHQIRLENGQLDKTDLFSTQSASLATGGLRPGQMQRDPNVSLNEALQEAYIDKGDACTPSERLQNNLLINNLSVNTINNIYVDPLLLDLTGQGVKMTSIADGTVFDIDNSGAVRRTGWAGAGTGLLVLDDGTGSVRHGGQLVSEYLGGKSGEAGEPGEVTFPHAFAALASLDSDGDGHITAADTQWTQLRVWSDDNRNGSSEPDELKTLDAWSISDIAVAASAQDVVDPTGNTRRASGTFTLAGEQREAVAVSFLSDAVGHRLQADEHGQRIESRGADVIRASYVSQDASGVTLDAQALGVQTVQGGQGNDTLKAAAEGSWLMGGGGSNRYEGGAGDDVFIISASDDPSQISGGGGRDSAIVVGDQGVALNLAKAGLLMAQGGRGHDVLIAGGNYGVYLKGGAAGSTLIGGGGNDVLVGGQGRNTIVGGAGKSVIYAGPGNDLIYGSMQGSIIYAGAGQATIHGRDADDVIEAGKGDALIDGGGGINIVGLHGNHGEYSIIPTVTGYRIEDKVAGRDGALTLTRIQKLNFADISAVTLGGPGAMPVTDSVRTDAAGQGLTRCDGARVIAAAALLGNDQPMGSQGPLRIHEVGDALGGTAVLDENGDVLFTPDLAGHGAMGFKYAVVDAAGNPAMDVVSLKTGEAAPMRGEVHLLTDQVPDDPLAARQWYLADIGVLPVWEQYSGKGVRVGVFEPGGEFSVGPETFDIHHPDLAANVDPAWLASQRKEGILPPQFSNHATQVAGVIAAARDGQGAVGVAPSATLGGHHLANRGDDLKGLTNTSHYDVANNSWGFATDFGLTNLTSGGVTTETALMLTSQYAAGNGRGGLGTVIVSSGGNKRAEGGSAQGSLTNNSRYGIQVGAINATGDLSTLHIGAAPFSNPGSSLLVSAPGSNVLAPSRKVETARGAFFGSDHASTQGTSFAAPIVSGVAALMLEANPSLGYRDVQHILALSATSVSDAATVWTDNGARHWNGGGLRKSDDYGFGKVDARAAVRLAESWTGTRTLNNEATLGAGKTTLDHVLAAGQSMRAEQAMTAGVKIEHVEVDLYSEVGQLGDLQLRLTSPSGTQSLLLDRAGKKRFGEGAGDADRGSERSGTFNYSFMSTQHWGEYSQGTWALEAINAEGGKPITLHGWGMRVYGEAASADDQYVYTDAFASLAQDTARATLDDAVQGTAGGFNTFNAAAVSSDVRVDLQLGNATLAGQPLAIVSPGALNRLVSGDGNDHLIASEDGTVLDGGRGANTLTGGGGRDLYVVRQRAGGQDYLQGFDVGKNELLHLSGTGVGSFAELTITQEQDHTLIQLPQGQRIHLMGTQAASLAAEHVRFDRQFSLPDGYFDGAVTPPTAIPESRPGEVVMTGGGKGVSLKFDLEGRAKAELGGVVYERQGPAPAIFVAARQEGQTNLGNAMRGFNPATDKIDLSQLGISEWSQLSIQKRERIVINGLALANGAQVNTQPDSAGRFIDVVYLDGLDPNHLGPEHFLYAPAGSTPYLPEPATSTAQQLLAVIDPQEVDRAVLGAPALPDPAALRHAMAAFSADDSGGFATPPELRQPSFAPVLAQVA, encoded by the coding sequence ATGCATGCCTCTACGGCTCCGGATGGTGAGGTCAGCGGATGGATGGGACGTATGGCCAGTCCGGAAGTAGCATCGGCGTTGCAAGGCCCGCTTCTGAAACATGCGCAAGTGATAGGCAAAGATGCTGCGGAACAACTCATTGGCCTGGAGCCATACTTCCGCAAAGAAGAACCGATGATCAACATCCAGACCGACCTCCTACCCAAAGACAGCACCCGCGAAGAAACCGAAGCCGTCGACTCGGTGCGCAATGGCAACGCAGTTTTCGAGCCAACCCATCAGATTCGCCTGGAAAACGGGCAGCTCGACAAGACCGACCTGTTCTCGACACAGAGCGCCAGCCTTGCCACCGGTGGGCTGCGACCCGGGCAGATGCAGCGCGATCCCAATGTCAGTCTCAACGAGGCGCTGCAGGAGGCATACATCGACAAGGGAGATGCCTGCACACCTTCGGAACGGCTGCAGAACAACCTGCTGATCAACAACCTCAGCGTCAACACCATCAACAATATCTACGTCGATCCGTTGCTTCTCGACCTGACCGGCCAGGGCGTGAAGATGACCTCCATCGCCGATGGCACTGTGTTCGATATCGACAACAGCGGTGCGGTTCGACGCACCGGCTGGGCCGGGGCTGGCACTGGTTTGTTGGTGCTCGACGATGGTACCGGAAGCGTTCGCCATGGCGGGCAGTTGGTGTCCGAGTACCTGGGCGGCAAGTCTGGAGAGGCAGGCGAGCCGGGTGAGGTGACTTTTCCGCACGCCTTCGCCGCTCTTGCATCGCTGGACAGCGATGGCGATGGCCATATCACCGCTGCGGATACGCAATGGACCCAGTTGCGTGTGTGGAGCGATGACAACCGCAATGGCAGCAGTGAGCCGGATGAACTGAAAACCCTCGACGCGTGGTCAATTTCCGACATCGCCGTAGCCGCGTCGGCACAGGACGTCGTCGACCCGACCGGTAATACACGACGCGCCAGCGGCACCTTCACCCTGGCTGGAGAACAGCGCGAAGCGGTTGCCGTGAGCTTTCTCAGCGATGCGGTGGGCCATCGCCTGCAGGCGGACGAGCACGGGCAGCGTATCGAAAGCCGCGGCGCCGATGTGATCCGCGCCAGTTATGTCAGTCAAGACGCCAGCGGCGTGACCTTGGACGCCCAGGCACTGGGCGTGCAGACCGTACAAGGCGGGCAGGGCAACGACACGCTCAAGGCGGCAGCCGAAGGCAGTTGGCTGATGGGTGGCGGCGGCAGCAATCGTTATGAGGGCGGTGCGGGTGATGATGTGTTCATCATCAGCGCCAGCGATGACCCCTCGCAGATCAGCGGCGGCGGCGGGCGTGACAGCGCCATCGTGGTGGGTGACCAGGGTGTCGCGCTGAATCTGGCCAAGGCTGGACTGCTCATGGCCCAGGGCGGGCGCGGCCATGATGTATTGATCGCTGGCGGCAATTACGGTGTTTACCTCAAAGGCGGTGCTGCGGGCAGCACCCTGATCGGCGGCGGCGGCAACGATGTGCTGGTCGGTGGCCAGGGACGCAATACCATCGTGGGTGGTGCGGGCAAGTCGGTGATCTATGCCGGGCCTGGCAACGACCTCATCTATGGGTCCATGCAGGGGAGCATCATCTATGCCGGGGCAGGCCAGGCGACCATCCACGGGCGTGATGCCGATGATGTCATCGAGGCTGGCAAGGGCGATGCGCTGATCGATGGCGGTGGTGGAATCAACATCGTGGGTTTGCATGGCAACCACGGTGAGTACAGCATCATCCCGACCGTGACCGGCTATCGCATCGAGGACAAGGTGGCGGGGCGAGACGGCGCCTTGACCCTGACGCGCATCCAGAAGCTGAATTTCGCCGATATTTCCGCCGTCACTCTGGGCGGGCCGGGCGCTATGCCCGTAACGGACAGCGTTCGAACCGACGCTGCGGGCCAGGGCCTGACGCGATGCGATGGCGCTCGAGTCATCGCTGCGGCAGCGCTGCTGGGCAACGACCAGCCCATGGGCAGTCAAGGTCCGCTGCGCATCCATGAAGTGGGCGATGCCCTGGGCGGCACAGCGGTACTCGATGAAAATGGCGATGTACTGTTCACCCCAGATCTTGCCGGCCATGGCGCCATGGGGTTCAAGTATGCGGTCGTCGATGCGGCGGGCAATCCGGCGATGGATGTAGTGAGCCTGAAAACCGGCGAAGCGGCGCCCATGCGTGGTGAGGTGCATCTGCTGACCGATCAGGTGCCCGATGATCCGCTGGCTGCGCGGCAATGGTACTTGGCGGATATCGGCGTATTGCCTGTTTGGGAACAGTACAGCGGCAAAGGCGTGCGAGTTGGCGTGTTCGAGCCTGGTGGTGAGTTCTCCGTGGGGCCGGAAACGTTCGATATCCATCACCCGGACCTGGCTGCCAACGTCGATCCGGCGTGGCTCGCCTCGCAACGCAAGGAGGGCATCCTGCCGCCGCAGTTCTCCAATCACGCCACTCAGGTCGCCGGGGTGATCGCCGCAGCGCGGGATGGGCAGGGCGCCGTGGGCGTCGCACCGAGTGCCACATTGGGTGGGCACCATTTGGCCAACCGCGGCGACGATCTCAAGGGTCTGACCAACACCTCGCACTACGATGTCGCCAATAACAGCTGGGGGTTCGCCACCGATTTCGGCCTGACGAATCTCACCAGTGGCGGGGTCACCACCGAGACCGCTCTCATGCTCACCAGTCAGTATGCAGCGGGTAACGGCAGGGGAGGGCTGGGTACGGTCATCGTCAGTTCAGGCGGCAACAAGCGTGCAGAGGGGGGGAGCGCGCAAGGTTCACTGACCAACAACAGCCGCTATGGCATCCAGGTGGGCGCGATCAACGCCACCGGCGACCTGTCCACATTGCACATTGGCGCTGCGCCGTTTTCCAACCCCGGCAGCAGCTTGCTGGTCTCGGCGCCGGGAAGCAACGTGCTTGCCCCAAGCCGTAAGGTGGAAACTGCGCGCGGAGCGTTCTTCGGTAGCGACCATGCGTCCACTCAAGGCACGAGCTTTGCTGCACCGATCGTTTCCGGTGTAGCGGCGTTGATGCTGGAGGCCAACCCATCGTTGGGCTACCGCGATGTGCAGCACATCCTCGCGCTGTCCGCGACCTCGGTATCCGACGCTGCGACCGTATGGACGGACAACGGCGCACGGCACTGGAACGGCGGCGGGTTGCGCAAAAGCGACGATTACGGTTTCGGCAAGGTCGACGCTCGCGCTGCGGTGCGCCTGGCCGAAAGCTGGACCGGTACCCGCACGCTGAACAATGAGGCAACGCTGGGGGCAGGCAAGACGACGCTCGATCATGTGCTTGCGGCAGGTCAGTCCATGCGCGCCGAGCAGGCCATGACGGCGGGCGTGAAGATCGAACATGTCGAGGTCGATCTGTACAGCGAAGTCGGTCAATTGGGCGACTTGCAACTGCGCCTGACCTCACCGTCCGGTACCCAGAGCCTGCTGCTCGACCGCGCAGGGAAAAAGCGCTTCGGCGAAGGTGCTGGCGATGCCGACCGTGGCAGCGAGCGCAGTGGCACGTTCAACTACAGCTTCATGTCTACCCAGCACTGGGGCGAGTACAGCCAAGGCACTTGGGCGCTGGAGGCGATCAACGCCGAAGGCGGCAAGCCGATCACGTTGCACGGCTGGGGAATGCGCGTCTATGGCGAAGCGGCCTCTGCGGATGACCAGTACGTCTACACCGACGCGTTTGCCAGCCTGGCCCAGGATACAGCCCGTGCAACACTCGATGACGCCGTGCAGGGTACTGCCGGCGGCTTCAACACCTTCAATGCAGCCGCCGTGTCCAGCGATGTCAGGGTCGACCTGCAACTGGGCAATGCAACGTTGGCAGGTCAGCCTCTGGCGATCGTCTCACCCGGTGCACTGAACCGACTCGTCAGCGGCGATGGCAACGATCATCTCATAGCCTCCGAAGACGGCACCGTGCTCGATGGCGGACGAGGTGCCAATACCCTGACTGGAGGCGGCGGTCGAGACCTCTATGTGGTTCGCCAGCGGGCGGGTGGACAGGACTATCTCCAAGGCTTCGATGTAGGCAAGAACGAGCTGCTGCATCTGAGCGGAACGGGCGTCGGGAGCTTTGCAGAACTGACCATCACTCAGGAGCAGGACCACACGCTCATCCAGCTGCCCCAGGGCCAGCGCATCCATTTGATGGGCACCCAAGCAGCAAGCCTGGCAGCGGAGCACGTGCGCTTCGATCGACAGTTCAGCCTTCCCGATGGCTATTTCGACGGGGCTGTAACGCCACCGACCGCGATCCCGGAATCACGTCCTGGAGAGGTCGTCATGACCGGTGGCGGTAAAGGGGTAAGTCTCAAGTTCGACCTTGAGGGGCGTGCCAAGGCTGAGCTCGGTGGAGTGGTGTACGAACGTCAAGGTCCGGCACCCGCAATTTTCGTCGCTGCCCGGCAAGAGGGACAGACCAACCTTGGCAACGCCATGCGCGGCTTCAATCCGGCCACCGACAAGATCGACCTGTCGCAATTGGGTATCTCCGAGTGGAGTCAATTGTCCATCCAGAAACGCGAGCGGATCGTCATCAACGGGCTGGCACTGGCCAACGGTGCCCAGGTCAACACGCAGCCCGACAGCGCAGGTCGCTTCATCGACGTGGTGTACCTCGATGGACTGGACCCCAACCACCTTGGTCCCGAGCACTTTCTGTACGCGCCGGCAGGAAGCACGCCCTACCTGCCCGAACCCGCGACGTCGACGGCGCAGCAGTTGCTGGCGGTGATCGATCCACAGGAGGTGGACCGGGCAGTGCTGGGAGCGCCAGCCTTACCAGATCCGGCAGCGCTCCGGCATGCCATGGCTGCCTTCAGCGCCGACGATTCCGGTGGCTTTGCTACGCCACCAGAGCTGCGCCAACCCTCCTTTGCGCCTGTGCTCGCTCAAGTTGCCTGA